ACCGGCGTCCGGTCCGGGCGCGGGAACAGGCTCGCGTACCGCCCGAGCCGGTTCTCGACGTGCCGCTGATAGAACTCCGGCACCGGTACCCGTTCGCCCTCGTGGAATGCGCGGAACCCGCGGTCCGTTTCGAGCAACCGGAGGATGGCGCGCGTTTCGGCCGCCTGTTCACGGAACGAGAGCGTCTGCACCGCGTGCGCGAAGCGGATCGCGAACGGGGCCGCTGGCGCGACCCGGCGCGCCAACGCCGCCCACGACGTGATTGCGGTCTGGATGCGCACCAGGTGCCGGTAGAACGCGACCGGATCGTAGTGCCGCAAGGTACTTACGAGGTACGGCGCGCAGTAACAGGTCAGCGGCATTCCCGCCAAAATACGCCCGTCCGCCCGGTACCGGTCGAACAGCGGGGTCGCACCATAGGGCGTCGGGACGTTCACGTTCGGCCACACGAACGGCAGGCGCCGGACGAAATCGATGGTCAGCTCGACCGGCTCGGTCCCGCGGTCCGCGTCGGTGCCGAACAGGAAGTTCGCCTGAAGCCCGGGCACGAATCGCCGAAGTGCGCGAAACCGCTCGGCCACGAAGTCGAGTTTGGCCGCGCCCTGTTTCTCCCCCGCGAGCGATTTGTTGCCGAAGTCGAACCACGATTCCACCCCGGGCGCGACGTACAGGCAGTTGGTCCGCGCTAGGCGCGGTAGCCGGTCGTCCCGGAGGACCGAGAGCGAGCACTCCATCACGTACCGGTTCGGCCGCTCCCCGTCCCGTTCCATCACGTCCATCGTTTCGTCGAACCGGACCGCGAAGTTCGGGTCGTGGAACGCGACGATGGCGCGCCGGTCCCGGCGGCGCACGAACGCCAGGTCCGCGGCCAGATCGTCGGCCAGTAGAGGGGCGTACCGCGAGTTCCACTCGGTGCAGAACTCGCACGTGTACGGGCACCCCAGGCTGCTGAACACGGCCACCACGTTGAACCCGAACCGGCGCCCCGGGCGGAACCCGGCGGTCACGATGTCCGGGAACCGCTCGGCCACGCCGGGCAGCGCACGCGGGCGCCGGCTGGACACGGACGCCGGCGGATCGAACCGCTGGGCCAGGATGTCGCCGACGAGTTCCTCGTCGCACTCCCCGACCACGATGTCGAAGAACCGCAGCGCGTCGGCCGGGAAGCACTTCGCGTGCGGGCCACCGAGGACCGTTCGCACGCCGCGCCCGCGGTAGTACCGGGCCAGCGCGTAGGCCAATCCGCTCGCCTGTGTTGTCGCCGAGATAAAGACGATATCGAGATCGTCGGGGAGCAACCGCACCGGGTCGGCTTGCCCGTAGTAGGTCGCGTAATGGGTGCGGTGCCCGCGGCGCCGGCACCACGCGGCGACCACTTGGGGCATGACGCTGTAGAGCACCTTCCGCATGGCGACCGCGACCGTGTGTCCGCGCCACTCGGGGGGCACCGTATACGCGATCAGTTCGATGACGCCGACGTTCATTCCTCACCGCCTGCGAGTTTGTGCTGTTGGCGCGCCCGGAACGGGTACGCGAGCAGTCCCAGGAAGCTGCCCGGCGCCTGTTCGTTCTTCAGGCCGTACACGCGCGGGCGCCGGCCCTCGGGCATGTATTTCGTGCCGAACAGCCGATCCCATAGCACGAATATGCCGGCGAAGTTCGTGTCCAGCGCTTCCGGTTCCGAGCTGTGGTGCCAGTGATGGTACACGGGACTGACGATGACGTGTTTCAGCGGCCCCCACGTCCACGGCACATCGGCGTGCGTCACCACCACGAACACCACAACGACCGGCACCGCGCACAGCACCGCGGCCGGTGCGAACCCGAGCAGCACCAGCGGCACCGCCTGACACAGTCGTGACACGACATCATTGACCGGGTGAAACCGCATCGCCGACAACCAGTCCAGGTGTTCGGGGCTGTGGTGTACCGCGTGGAACGGCCACAACCGTGTCGTGTGGAACAGCCGGTGCGTCCAGTAGAAGATGAAGTCGCACAGGACGACCATTTCGAGCGCCTGGAGCCACAGCGGTTGTCGGCCGACCGGTCCCCACCCGGCGCCCGAGGTGAAGTCCAGTTCGCGCCCGCTCCGGGCCATCACCCACGACACCACCGCGGTCACAGCAGCGAACGTGATCGCCTTCCCAACGGCCGGGGTAAAGACCCAGAATAACAGGTCGGTTTGCAGCCCGGTGCGGGGCCGAGCGCGGCGCCGGTGGAACCACTCGGCCGGCCCGAGGATCACCGCGAACGCGCCGAACCCGAGGACGGCGGACAGGGCCGTGGGCCAGATCGCCCACTGCGTGAACAGGGGCCACAAGGAACTCATTTCACCCGCCTCCGCTTCGAGAACGCGACGGCGGGCGCCGAGGTACGGCCCTCACGCCTGGTTCGCACGCAGCGCGTTCAACTGGAACCCGGTTAACAAACAGCACATTGCGATCAGTCCGGCGTACACGAGCGGCGCGGCGTGCGGGAACACCCCCATCGCGACCGCGGCGCCGGCCCAGGTCAACCCGAGCAGGTACTGGCGCCCGGCGAACAGGCTACCCATCACTACGAACGCCAGCGCGTTGATCCCGGCGCACCCGATGTACCCGGCCTCGATCCCGCGCGCGAGGTCCGCACCGGCCGCCAGTCGGCTGCCGATCATCACGGCCACGCACGCGGTCGTTTGCCCGACCCAGGTGGACCACAGGTGGAACCGGGCCGGAGTGTACTGCTCCCGGGCGCACCAGCGCTCGCGCGCCAGCAGCGCGAACAGTGAGATGTTGGGCACGAACAGGGCGGCCCACACGAACACTTCGGCGGCGCCAGCACGCAGCAGAGCGAAGACGCTCACGTTCGTCGCCAGGACCAGCGCGGCCTGCCCGACGAGCCCGGGTGCGAGGGAGCGGAAATCGCCCGCGGCCCGGGCCTCGCGGAGCAAACGGGACACGCGCCCGAGCGGACCGAGCGGGCGCGCCAGTGGCGGCAACCCCAGACGGAACCGTTCCAGGTCGGCGGCGACATCGGCGGCGGTGGCGTACCGGTCGCCCGGTTCCTTCGCCAAGCACTTCATGCAGATCGCGCTCAGGTCCGGGTCGACTCGCGGGTTCAGTTGATCGGGTGGGACCGGTGCCGCGAGCCGCACCCGTTCGAGGACCGCGGCGAGCGTCGGTCCGTGTGCCGGCGGGCGCCCGGTGAGCAGTTCGTATAGGACCGCGCCGACGCCGAACACGTCGGTGGCGACAGTGAACTCGCCGTTCAGTTGCTCCGGGGCCATGTACGCCGGGGTACCCGCGACGCGCCGGTCTGTTTCAGCGGTCCGGTCGAGGGGTACCGCCAGCCCGAAGTCTGCGACCACCGGTTCGCCCTTGTCGTCGACCAGCACGTTCGCGGGCTTCAGGTCGCGGTGCAACAACCCGTGCCGGTGCGCGTGGTGGACCGCGCCGGCGATCTTCTCCACTACCACTGCGGCGCGACTCGGGTGGTGGGCGAACTCCGAGCGGTCGGCGAGTGTCCCGCCCGGGTACCAGTCCATTGTGAAGAACGGCGTTCCGCTCCCGCGCGACACTTCGAGGATACGAACGATGTTCGGGTGCCGGAGTCGCGCCATCGCCTCGGCCTCGGTGCGGAACCGTGCCCGGTCACCGGTGCCGGCTCGCAGCAGCACCTTCACGGCCACTTCGCGCGGCAGGTTCAGTTGCCGCGCCCGGTAAACCGTGCCCATGTTCCCGCCAATTCGCTCCAACAGCTCGTACTCGCCGAGAACGCGCTCGTCGGTCGTGAGATCGGGTTCCCGTGTCTGGCCGCGAAACACGCGCAGCCCGGCCGCGGCCCCGTCGTCGAGGAATTCGCGCAGTTCCGCAGCGAGGTCCGGGTACCGGGCCAGCCAGTCGGCCACCGACAGCGGGTGCCCGCTGTCGCGTGCTTCCAGGTATTCGGCCACGGCCGCGCCCACCCGGTCCTCCGCCGGATCGAAGGTGTCGGTGTTCACGCCAGATCCTCCGGGGCGGCCAGTAGCGCGCTGAGTCGGCGCTTCCCACGGAACAGTAACCCGCCCACGCCCCGAGTGGTGCGCCCGAGCCGCGTGGCGGTTTCGGCCAGAGGGAGCTCGAGGATGTAGTGAGCGATCACGGCGTCCCGCTCGGCCTCCGGCAACCGGTCCAGGGCCGCGGCCAGACAGAGCAGCTCTTCTTTGCGCACGGCCTGGGCACTCGGCCCCGGTTCCGTGGCCGTCAGGTACGCACCCAGCGGAGTCTCGTCGTCGTCGACCGCATCGCACAGCGTGCGCTCGAGCCCCGGGTCGCGCTTCGCCGCGCTGTGCTCGCGCACCAGGTCGATAACTGTGTGCGCGACGACCTTCTGGAGCCAGCCGACGAGTTCCGCCTCGCTCCGCCCGCGCACCTGATCGATCCCCCTGAACGCACGCAACAGCGATTCCTGCACCACGTCCGACGAGTCGAACCGGGCGCGGTACAGGCGCCCCAACTGGAGCTGCCGGACGTGCAGGCGCAGCAGCGGCCGGTAGCGGTCGAGTTCGGTCCCGGTGTCGATCACGGGCGCACCTTTTGGGGGTTCACAT
This region of Gemmata massiliana genomic DNA includes:
- a CDS encoding sterol desaturase family protein, with the protein product MSSLWPLFTQWAIWPTALSAVLGFGAFAVILGPAEWFHRRRARPRTGLQTDLLFWVFTPAVGKAITFAAVTAVVSWVMARSGRELDFTSGAGWGPVGRQPLWLQALEMVVLCDFIFYWTHRLFHTTRLWPFHAVHHSPEHLDWLSAMRFHPVNDVVSRLCQAVPLVLLGFAPAAVLCAVPVVVVFVVVTHADVPWTWGPLKHVIVSPVYHHWHHSSEPEALDTNFAGIFVLWDRLFGTKYMPEGRRPRVYGLKNEQAPGSFLGLLAYPFRARQQHKLAGGEE
- a CDS encoding serine/threonine-protein kinase; translation: MNTDTFDPAEDRVGAAVAEYLEARDSGHPLSVADWLARYPDLAAELREFLDDGAAAGLRVFRGQTREPDLTTDERVLGEYELLERIGGNMGTVYRARQLNLPREVAVKVLLRAGTGDRARFRTEAEAMARLRHPNIVRILEVSRGSGTPFFTMDWYPGGTLADRSEFAHHPSRAAVVVEKIAGAVHHAHRHGLLHRDLKPANVLVDDKGEPVVADFGLAVPLDRTAETDRRVAGTPAYMAPEQLNGEFTVATDVFGVGAVLYELLTGRPPAHGPTLAAVLERVRLAAPVPPDQLNPRVDPDLSAICMKCLAKEPGDRYATAADVAADLERFRLGLPPLARPLGPLGRVSRLLREARAAGDFRSLAPGLVGQAALVLATNVSVFALLRAGAAEVFVWAALFVPNISLFALLARERWCAREQYTPARFHLWSTWVGQTTACVAVMIGSRLAAGADLARGIEAGYIGCAGINALAFVVMGSLFAGRQYLLGLTWAGAAVAMGVFPHAAPLVYAGLIAMCCLLTGFQLNALRANQA
- a CDS encoding sigma-70 family RNA polymerase sigma factor, producing MIDTGTELDRYRPLLRLHVRQLQLGRLYRARFDSSDVVQESLLRAFRGIDQVRGRSEAELVGWLQKVVAHTVIDLVREHSAAKRDPGLERTLCDAVDDDETPLGAYLTATEPGPSAQAVRKEELLCLAAALDRLPEAERDAVIAHYILELPLAETATRLGRTTRGVGGLLFRGKRRLSALLAAPEDLA
- a CDS encoding B12-binding domain-containing radical SAM protein, translating into MNVGVIELIAYTVPPEWRGHTVAVAMRKVLYSVMPQVVAAWCRRRGHRTHYATYYGQADPVRLLPDDLDIVFISATTQASGLAYALARYYRGRGVRTVLGGPHAKCFPADALRFFDIVVGECDEELVGDILAQRFDPPASVSSRRPRALPGVAERFPDIVTAGFRPGRRFGFNVVAVFSSLGCPYTCEFCTEWNSRYAPLLADDLAADLAFVRRRDRRAIVAFHDPNFAVRFDETMDVMERDGERPNRYVMECSLSVLRDDRLPRLARTNCLYVAPGVESWFDFGNKSLAGEKQGAAKLDFVAERFRALRRFVPGLQANFLFGTDADRGTEPVELTIDFVRRLPFVWPNVNVPTPYGATPLFDRYRADGRILAGMPLTCYCAPYLVSTLRHYDPVAFYRHLVRIQTAITSWAALARRVAPAAPFAIRFAHAVQTLSFREQAAETRAILRLLETDRGFRAFHEGERVPVPEFYQRHVENRLGRYASLFPRPDRTPVLGPGVARANVATLN